Sequence from the Tachyglossus aculeatus isolate mTacAcu1 chromosome 17, mTacAcu1.pri, whole genome shotgun sequence genome:
CCTTGCCTGCCACCACGCCTGTCGCCACATCCGCCGCCTCTGACCGGCCAGGGGAAGGCCTGACCCCCTCCGCCCCATGGACGCCCACCAGCTCAGACCCTCGAGGGGcgtctctacagcccagcccaggcccccCGTCCCCGTCGGACGCTTCCTCGGCCGGCTCTCATCCCAGGCCGGCCTCCCCTTCCTCGTCGGCGTCGCCCGCTCCGGCCACCAGCTCCACAGGCCGAAACCCGACGGGGCGAGAACATGCTGGACGCCTCCAGAGACCTTCAGGAGGCCCCACCTCAGCCCGAGAACCGACCCCCGAGCAGACATCGCCgccggcggggcccgggcctgAAGAGACGTCTCCCCCGCCATCCGAGCCCCCCAAAGTGGCCCGTGAGCCCGAGGGGACGGAGCGGGCCTCGACCCCACCTGAGGTGATCATGGAGGAGGTCCGCCACGCGCTGAGTTCAGGTGAGCTGAGGCCTGCGGCGGGGATTGACGTCTAGACGGGTGGAGAGGCAGCGGGGCCTAGCGGATGGGGACTCGGgaaccgaactgtactttccaagcgctcagtacagcgccctgcacgcagtgagtgctcaatagatatgattgaatgagtgaatggaagatCTGGAAGGGCTCAAAATCGGCTTGTTTTAACCGATTAGCccatcaaatcatcatcaatcgtatttattgagcgcttactatgtgcagagcactgttctaagcactggggaggttacaaggtgatgaggttgtccctcggggggctcacagtcttaatccccattttccggatgagggaactgaggcccagagaagtgaagtgacttgcccaaagtcacacagctgacaattggcggagctgggatttgaacccacggcctctgactccaaagcccgggctctttccactgaaccacgctgcttcaaagcctGCCACTCCCACGCTCCATCCAGCTTGTTTctcccctggagaagcagcgtggctcagtggaaagagcccggacttgggagtcagaggtcatgggttctaatcctggctccgccacttgtcagctgtgggactttgggcaagtcacttcacttct
This genomic interval carries:
- the PARM1 gene encoding prostate androgen-regulated mucin-like protein 1 isoform X2 — protein: MLCSRDTTLLALGLLAAGLSVRCSPVEPTATVSPISLSSESANPTGPWTVPPPSPTAVTPAPGPPGGSATSASPAADWTAGDGPGASSGTAALPATTPVATSAASDRPGEGLTPSAPWTPTSSDPRGASLQPSPGPPSPSDASSAGSHPRPASPSSSASPAPATSSTGRNPTGREHAGRLQRPSGGPTSAREPTPEQTSPPAGPGPEETSPPPSEPPKVAREPEGTERASTPPEVIMEEVRHALSSGSIAAITVTVIAVSLLVFGVATYLKIRHSSYGRLLDEHGSNSWGNYNNPLYDDS